Proteins from one Gimesia maris genomic window:
- the prfB gene encoding peptide chain release factor 2 (programmed frameshift), with protein MEHELKEKCTGIMDRIVKLRDSLDYTDKKKRAAEINELMGAAGFWDNQEKAQGLVNEMQQIQLVVKPLTQLVEGAEDLEVLIEFIEEEGSEDSIPELSATAERLESILEHLELQAMMSAPEDGSAAYLSIQAGEGGTDSSDWAEMLLRMYLRWCERRGFNVELLDRSDAEEAGIRSATIRIEGDYAYGYLKGETGNHRLIRISPFDSAGRRHTSFAAVDVSPDMGEVAEIEISWDQDVREDTYRASGAGGQHINKTDSAIRLTHLESNVVVQCQNNRSQHKNRAEARKMLKSKLFQIEQEKRDAELAAKRGGKSKIGFGGQTVRNYVLHPDQYVKDARTGFKAGNPGPILDGDLDGFLEAFLRWGMTEN; from the exons ATGGAACACGAACTCAAAGAGAAATGCACGGGAATCATGGATCGCATCGTCAAGCTACGAGACTCTCTT GACTACACTGACAAAAAAAAACGCGCTGCTGAAATTAATGAGCTGATGGGAGCTGCCGGCTTCTGGGACAACCAGGAGAAGGCACAGGGTCTCGTCAACGAAATGCAGCAGATTCAACTGGTTGTCAAACCATTAACTCAACTTGTTGAGGGCGCGGAAGATCTTGAAGTCCTGATAGAGTTCATTGAGGAAGAAGGCAGCGAAGACAGTATCCCGGAACTCTCTGCCACCGCCGAGCGACTCGAATCCATTCTGGAGCATCTGGAGCTTCAGGCGATGATGTCCGCTCCGGAAGATGGCTCTGCTGCCTACCTGAGCATTCAGGCGGGAGAAGGAGGCACCGATTCTTCTGACTGGGCAGAAATGTTGCTGCGCATGTATTTGCGCTGGTGTGAACGTAGAGGCTTCAATGTAGAGTTGCTGGATCGTTCCGATGCAGAAGAAGCGGGCATCCGCAGCGCGACCATTCGGATTGAAGGAGATTACGCCTACGGTTATCTCAAAGGAGAAACCGGAAACCACCGTTTAATTCGGATCAGCCCGTTTGACTCTGCAGGACGCCGACATACATCCTTTGCCGCAGTTGATGTTTCGCCGGACATGGGTGAAGTTGCAGAAATTGAAATCAGCTGGGACCAGGATGTACGTGAAGATACCTATCGTGCCAGTGGAGCAGGGGGGCAGCATATTAATAAAACGGATTCTGCCATCCGCCTGACCCATCTTGAATCAAATGTGGTCGTACAATGTCAGAACAACCGCAGTCAGCATAAAAACCGTGCCGAAGCCCGTAAAATGCTGAAATCAAAACTGTTTCAGATTGAGCAGGAAAAACGCGACGCAGAACTGGCTGCAAAACGAGGCGGTAAGTCGAAGATTGGGTTTGGAGGCCAGACAGTGCGAAATTATGTTCTGCACCCCGACCAGTATGTCAAAGATGCTCGTACAGGTTTTAAAGCAGGTAACCCGGGCCCCATTCTGGATGGTGACCTCGACGGATTCCTGGAAGCGTTTTTGCGTTGGGGTATGACAGAAAACTAA
- a CDS encoding UDP-glucose dehydrogenase family protein has protein sequence MKIAVIGTGYVGLVTGTCFAESGNHVTCIDIDEQKVQRLNAGEIPIFEPGLEEMVKRNSKARRLLFTTSYDEAIPEAKCIFIAVGTPQKEDGSANLDSIWKVAESLAPLLPEDSIVIIKSTVPVGTNRKLAELLQELTGRVVDVASNPEFLKEGAAIDDFSKPDRVVVGVSRPEISDTLHELYKPFLRTEHPFLSMELESAEMTKYVANCMLATKISFINEMANLCERVGADINQVRRGIGHDQRIGFSFLFPGVGYGGSCFPKDVSALISVAKNQQMEPSILNAVDQVNTAQKKVLFEKVNKYFKGSLQGKTFAIWGLAFKPKTDDIREAPALVLIDQLLQAGAQLKVHDPVAMDNVKDIYGDQLAYFDHHYDTLQGSDALIIVTEWNEFRHADFDYILHKLQKPVIFDGRNLYDPDKMKQKGFEYIGIGLSNVK, from the coding sequence ATGAAAATTGCAGTAATTGGCACGGGGTACGTAGGACTGGTGACAGGCACTTGTTTTGCCGAAAGCGGAAACCATGTTACCTGCATCGACATTGATGAGCAGAAAGTTCAGAGATTGAACGCTGGTGAGATCCCTATTTTCGAGCCGGGCCTCGAAGAAATGGTGAAACGTAATTCAAAAGCCCGGCGACTACTCTTCACAACCAGTTATGATGAGGCTATTCCAGAGGCCAAGTGTATCTTCATCGCAGTGGGAACCCCTCAGAAAGAAGATGGCTCAGCCAATCTTGATAGTATCTGGAAGGTCGCCGAGTCACTTGCCCCCCTTCTACCAGAGGATTCGATCGTCATCATCAAAAGTACGGTCCCGGTAGGAACGAATCGCAAACTCGCAGAACTGCTTCAGGAACTGACAGGCAGAGTTGTTGATGTCGCTTCGAATCCGGAATTTTTGAAGGAAGGGGCAGCCATAGATGACTTCTCCAAGCCCGACCGTGTTGTCGTGGGAGTTTCTCGACCCGAAATTTCTGACACACTCCACGAACTCTATAAACCATTCCTGCGTACCGAACACCCATTCCTTTCCATGGAACTCGAGAGTGCGGAAATGACAAAATATGTCGCAAACTGCATGCTGGCGACAAAAATCAGTTTCATCAATGAAATGGCAAATCTGTGTGAACGGGTGGGGGCCGATATCAATCAGGTGCGCCGGGGAATCGGCCATGATCAACGGATTGGCTTTTCCTTTCTTTTTCCTGGAGTCGGATATGGGGGTTCCTGTTTTCCCAAAGATGTCTCCGCACTGATTTCCGTAGCCAAAAACCAGCAGATGGAACCATCCATCCTGAACGCTGTCGACCAGGTCAATACGGCTCAGAAAAAAGTGTTATTTGAAAAAGTAAACAAGTACTTCAAAGGCTCACTGCAGGGAAAGACTTTTGCGATCTGGGGACTGGCCTTCAAACCAAAAACAGATGATATCCGTGAAGCACCTGCCCTGGTTTTGATTGACCAACTTCTACAGGCCGGCGCGCAACTGAAGGTTCACGATCCGGTGGCCATGGACAATGTCAAAGATATCTATGGGGATCAGCTTGCTTATTTCGATCATCACTATGATACTCTGCAGGGATCCGACGCCCTCATTATTGTCACTGAATGGAATGAATTTCGGCACGCCGATTTTGATTATATTCTGCATAAGCTGCAGAAACCTGTCATCTTTGACGGACGGAACCTGTATGACCCCGATAAAATGAAACAAAAGGGTTTTGAATACATTGGCATCGGACTCAGTAATGTAAAATAA
- the rfbB gene encoding dTDP-glucose 4,6-dehydratase, with translation MKQILVTGGCGFIGSNFIRYQLSEYPDISVTNLDKLTYAGNLENLKEFENHSGYTFVKGDITDADFVNSLLNSTDFDAVINFAAESHVDRSILDSGPFIHTNIVGTQILLDAARNKNIARYVQVSTDEVYGSLGAEGLFTESTPIAPNSPYSASKASADLLVRSYIKTFDFPAIITRCSNNYGPYQFPEKLIPLFISNALEDKSLPIYGEGTNVRDWIHVIDHCRGIDAALRKGKTGQIYNFGGNAEMQNIEITRLLLNILDKPESLIKYVTDRPGHDLRYAIDCSKAEAELGWKPETRFDTGLKDTVQWYLDNPEWVNRIRSGQYMNYYEQQYGNRLNT, from the coding sequence ATGAAACAGATTTTAGTGACTGGAGGCTGTGGATTTATCGGATCCAATTTCATTCGATACCAACTCTCAGAATACCCGGATATTTCAGTAACCAATCTCGACAAGTTAACCTATGCCGGCAATCTGGAAAACCTGAAAGAATTTGAAAACCATTCAGGATATACCTTTGTTAAAGGTGATATCACAGACGCCGATTTTGTGAACTCTCTCTTGAATTCCACCGATTTCGATGCCGTGATTAATTTCGCTGCCGAGTCGCATGTCGATCGCAGTATTCTTGATTCGGGTCCCTTTATTCATACGAATATTGTGGGGACTCAAATTCTGCTGGATGCAGCCCGCAATAAGAATATCGCTCGATATGTGCAAGTCTCAACGGATGAGGTTTATGGCAGCCTGGGTGCTGAGGGATTATTCACGGAATCAACTCCGATTGCTCCCAACAGCCCGTATTCTGCCTCGAAAGCCTCTGCCGACCTCTTAGTAAGAAGTTACATTAAAACTTTCGACTTCCCCGCCATTATCACCCGCTGTTCCAACAACTATGGTCCCTACCAGTTTCCAGAAAAACTGATCCCGCTATTCATCTCGAATGCTCTGGAAGATAAATCACTGCCTATTTATGGTGAAGGAACAAATGTCAGAGACTGGATTCATGTCATTGACCATTGTCGTGGGATTGATGCCGCTTTGAGAAAAGGGAAAACCGGTCAAATCTACAACTTCGGTGGGAATGCAGAGATGCAGAATATCGAAATCACCAGACTGTTATTGAATATTCTCGATAAGCCAGAGTCTCTGATCAAATATGTCACAGACAGACCAGGACATGACCTACGCTATGCAATTGACTGCAGCAAAGCAGAAGCAGAATTAGGCTGGAAACCTGAAACCAGATTTGATACTGGATTAAAAGATACGGTACAGTGGTATCTGGACAACCCGGAATGGGTCAATCGAATCCGTTCGGGACAATATATGAATTATTATGAGCAGCAGTACGGCAACCGCTTAAATACTTAA
- the gyrA gene encoding DNA gyrase subunit A, protein MASDNGEEPIIDKNIKYLDIQDEMRDSYLTYAMSVIISRALPDARDGLKPSQRRILVAMNDLNLGASSSRVKCAKISGDTSGNYHPHGDGSIYPTLVRLGQDWVMRNVLIDKQGNFGSLAGLPPAAMRYTEARLSSVAAEMLDDINRNTVDFVPTYDQRNDEPVVLPSKFPNLLVNGSSGIAVGMATSIPPQNLGEVCEAITLLIDNPDATIDDILQVMPGPDFPTGGIICGRYGIRKGYATGRSTITLRARTHFETEKQSDVIVVTEIPYMETRDRIREKLETLVRDDRVKGISRIVDLTDRNVPPWKVHLQIILKRDADKEVVLAQLFKFSPLQNTFSIILLALVGNRPETLSIKELIQQFILHRIDVIRRRTEFLLAEARKRKHTVEGLMIAQIDIDEVIKTIRNSPSRAEAKISLQGLQVDGKLIERALGEDGFKEYQNEQGVHEYYSLSANQAEAIVSMQLGSLANLEREKLSGEHQELLKAISEYLYLLSDEDHIRSVIREDMLLLQQKYSDKRRTDISEDELTDVNRDDLITEEPMVVTLSQRGYIKRTQLNTYQAQNRGGKGIKGAKTDEEDPIQHLFVSSTHSYLLFITNRGRVYWQKVYDLPLQGRTAKGRALVNLLSLQEDEAVSNCVAVREFDEERFLVMATRNGIIKKSPLSAYSRPQKGGIIAIKLDEDDELVEALIVSPGEDLLLATSDGMAIRFAQSDARSMGRNTRGVKGIKLSKSGHVIGMVIADPETCLLTVCENGYGKRTPFGFIPPAEEQEEEVLEAEEEITAEPDSDSEENTDEEQETRSGMHYRRQRRGGKGIRDIRTSARNGNAVDIIPVAEDDEVLMVTTSGKIQRVRGCEISQVGRNTQGVRVITLDTNDKLVSLARIPAEIVDESENEDPVNTPDENIQPTTDTDSSTDEIN, encoded by the coding sequence TTGGCTAGCGACAACGGCGAAGAACCGATTATTGATAAGAATATCAAATACCTGGATATCCAGGATGAAATGCGCGACAGCTACCTCACGTATGCCATGAGTGTAATTATCAGTCGCGCACTTCCGGACGCACGGGATGGGTTAAAACCGTCTCAGCGCCGGATTCTTGTCGCCATGAATGATTTGAACCTGGGAGCAAGTTCATCAAGGGTCAAATGCGCAAAAATCTCGGGTGATACCAGCGGTAACTATCACCCCCACGGGGATGGATCCATTTACCCGACTCTGGTCCGACTGGGCCAGGACTGGGTAATGCGAAATGTCCTCATTGACAAACAGGGCAACTTTGGTTCCCTGGCGGGCCTGCCACCAGCAGCCATGCGATATACCGAAGCCAGACTCTCCTCTGTCGCTGCAGAAATGCTGGACGATATTAATCGTAACACCGTCGACTTCGTCCCGACATACGACCAGAGAAATGATGAACCGGTTGTTCTGCCATCGAAATTCCCCAACCTGCTCGTAAATGGTTCCAGCGGAATTGCCGTTGGTATGGCCACCAGTATCCCTCCTCAGAATCTGGGAGAAGTCTGCGAAGCCATCACATTACTGATCGACAATCCGGATGCCACTATCGATGATATCCTGCAGGTGATGCCCGGTCCGGACTTCCCGACAGGGGGAATCATCTGTGGACGTTATGGCATTCGCAAAGGTTATGCGACAGGGCGATCCACCATTACACTCCGGGCACGGACTCATTTCGAAACGGAAAAACAATCGGATGTAATCGTCGTTACCGAAATTCCTTACATGGAAACACGGGATCGCATTCGCGAGAAACTCGAAACCCTGGTCCGAGATGACCGGGTGAAAGGGATTTCGCGCATCGTTGACTTAACCGACAGAAATGTCCCTCCCTGGAAAGTACACCTGCAGATCATCCTGAAACGGGATGCCGACAAAGAAGTGGTACTGGCGCAACTCTTCAAGTTCTCCCCACTGCAAAATACCTTCAGCATCATACTGTTGGCGTTGGTCGGGAACCGCCCGGAAACCCTTTCTATCAAAGAGCTGATTCAACAGTTTATTCTGCATCGAATTGATGTAATCCGCCGTCGCACTGAATTCCTGCTGGCTGAAGCCCGTAAACGAAAACATACCGTTGAAGGGTTGATGATTGCGCAGATTGATATCGATGAAGTCATCAAAACCATTCGAAACTCCCCCAGCCGGGCAGAGGCCAAAATCAGCCTGCAGGGTTTGCAGGTCGATGGCAAGCTTATCGAACGCGCACTGGGAGAAGATGGTTTCAAAGAATATCAGAATGAGCAGGGGGTTCATGAATATTATTCGCTGTCAGCCAATCAGGCAGAAGCGATTGTCTCGATGCAGCTTGGTTCGCTGGCCAATCTGGAACGCGAGAAGCTGAGTGGCGAGCATCAGGAACTCCTCAAAGCCATCTCCGAATATCTATACCTGTTGTCAGATGAAGATCATATCCGCTCTGTCATTCGTGAAGACATGCTGTTGCTTCAACAGAAATATTCGGACAAACGCCGTACAGATATTTCCGAAGATGAACTGACTGACGTCAATCGAGATGACCTGATTACAGAAGAACCGATGGTAGTGACTCTCTCACAAAGAGGTTATATCAAACGAACTCAACTGAATACTTATCAGGCACAAAATCGAGGTGGGAAAGGAATCAAAGGTGCGAAAACGGATGAGGAAGATCCCATTCAGCATCTGTTTGTTTCCAGTACGCACTCCTATCTGCTGTTCATCACGAATCGAGGGCGCGTGTATTGGCAGAAAGTTTATGACCTGCCACTTCAGGGACGCACAGCCAAGGGACGAGCACTCGTTAACCTGCTTTCACTTCAGGAGGATGAAGCCGTTTCGAATTGTGTGGCTGTCCGGGAATTTGACGAAGAACGCTTTCTCGTCATGGCAACGCGAAATGGAATCATTAAAAAATCCCCGCTCTCTGCTTACTCCCGTCCGCAGAAAGGGGGTATCATCGCGATCAAACTGGATGAAGACGACGAACTGGTGGAAGCCCTGATCGTTTCACCGGGTGAAGATCTGCTGCTGGCAACCTCTGATGGAATGGCCATTCGATTTGCCCAGTCAGATGCCCGTAGCATGGGACGAAATACGCGTGGTGTGAAAGGCATCAAACTTTCCAAGTCAGGGCATGTCATCGGAATGGTTATCGCCGATCCTGAAACCTGTCTGCTGACAGTCTGTGAAAATGGTTACGGTAAACGGACTCCATTTGGATTTATCCCTCCTGCCGAAGAACAGGAAGAAGAAGTTCTCGAAGCTGAAGAAGAAATCACAGCAGAACCGGATTCTGACTCCGAAGAAAATACCGATGAAGAGCAGGAAACCCGCAGTGGAATGCATTATCGACGCCAGAGGCGTGGCGGAAAGGGTATTCGAGACATAAGGACTTCAGCACGCAATGGCAATGCCGTCGATATTATTCCGGTAGCTGAAGATGATGAAGTCCTGATGGTAACAACAAGCGGCAAAATCCAACGGGTCAGAGGCTGCGAGATCAGCCAGGTCGGCCGAAACACCCAGGGAGTCCGGGTCATCACACTTGATACCAATGATAAACTGGTCTCGCTGGCAAGAATCCCGGCGGAAATTGTTGACGAATCTGAGAATGAAGACCCCGTCAATACGCCTGACGAGAATATTCAACCAACGACGGATACTGACAGTTCAACCGATGAGATCAATTAA
- a CDS encoding serine/threonine protein kinase: MNESDPQENAQSTGDVQYSEDQKPENQGIEAEMTDKTLVQSPDERARAASLSKDQQLLPAKVPGYLLMRSLGEGSYGSVWLAQEENTGKYVAIKFYTYRRGLDWSLLNREVEKLAELYTSRHIISLQGVGWNSDPPYYMMEYLENGSLSSFLEAGPLPVSEAVRIAKTVLLALVHAHGRGILHCDLKPANILLDANFEPRLCDFGQSRLSDEQSPSLGTLYYMAPEQADLQAVPDSRWDVYALGALLYHMLSGSAPYRTAENEQKIRSLNTLDEKLAAYRELIRNSPRPAEHRKVSGIDRRLIDIVDRCLETDPKKRFPNAQAVLTSLVEREQHRARRPLIALGIIGPLLLMIGLIPVASAVVNKMVLQFRKNLTQRALIGDSISANLLSQNMDRELQDRKVQLIELSDRTLLRSLMQGDVEEDGEIINRYPELFDYLMQEKTLVDEKRAALDREQDTSWFLTDTKGTQIWRDPPGPTIGQDFSYRDYFHGHGTEYDKDEIPEGIEPIKEPYICQVFKSDATHQWMVAVAVPVWDLQHEKVLGVLSRTTHLDQLLSGFDESISGDTENLGNRKIALIDTRDGKMLAHPRMTSDTLRRLKRDEVDQLVLTAKDFERIQSIKLDQQKGQPGRKAVMVDDYQDPVEAVLSENNKDNIWLAAFSPIGTTGWTAVVQERRSMALKPVAEMRNWLIQYGLIVLVTSCLLIFTVWYFVMRVLTERRVWDWSRHHSEKRSEQGSTTSS; this comes from the coding sequence ATGAATGAGTCAGATCCTCAAGAGAACGCTCAAAGTACTGGCGACGTTCAATATTCAGAGGATCAGAAACCGGAAAATCAGGGAATAGAAGCAGAAATGACTGATAAAACCCTGGTTCAGTCGCCTGATGAACGAGCCCGTGCAGCCAGTTTAAGCAAGGATCAGCAGTTGCTGCCGGCAAAAGTCCCGGGTTATCTCCTGATGAGATCACTGGGAGAAGGATCCTATGGATCTGTCTGGCTGGCTCAGGAAGAGAATACGGGAAAATATGTGGCGATCAAATTCTACACGTATCGTCGAGGTCTGGACTGGTCGCTGTTGAACCGCGAAGTCGAAAAACTGGCCGAGTTATACACATCCCGGCATATTATCAGTCTGCAGGGTGTGGGCTGGAACAGCGATCCGCCGTATTATATGATGGAATACTTGGAAAATGGGTCACTCTCCTCTTTTCTGGAAGCAGGGCCTTTACCTGTTTCGGAAGCGGTCAGAATTGCCAAAACCGTTCTGCTGGCTCTGGTGCACGCTCATGGTAGAGGTATCCTGCACTGTGATCTGAAACCGGCCAATATTCTACTGGATGCGAATTTCGAGCCTCGTCTCTGTGATTTTGGTCAATCACGACTCTCAGATGAACAGAGCCCTTCCCTGGGAACTTTGTATTATATGGCTCCGGAGCAGGCTGATTTGCAAGCCGTTCCCGATTCCCGCTGGGACGTATATGCATTGGGGGCGCTGCTGTATCACATGTTGTCAGGGAGCGCGCCTTACCGTACTGCAGAAAATGAGCAGAAAATTCGCAGTCTGAATACACTTGATGAAAAGTTAGCGGCTTACCGGGAACTGATCCGTAATTCACCACGGCCGGCAGAACACCGAAAAGTTTCCGGAATAGATCGACGGCTCATCGATATTGTAGATCGTTGTCTGGAGACTGATCCGAAGAAACGATTTCCCAATGCGCAAGCTGTTTTAACCAGTCTGGTAGAGAGAGAACAGCACCGGGCTCGCCGTCCCCTGATTGCGCTGGGGATCATTGGTCCTCTGTTATTGATGATCGGGTTGATTCCCGTTGCCAGTGCAGTGGTCAATAAGATGGTATTACAATTTCGGAAAAACTTAACGCAGCGCGCACTGATCGGTGATTCCATCTCTGCAAATCTGCTGTCACAAAACATGGATCGGGAATTGCAGGATCGCAAAGTACAACTGATTGAACTCTCGGATCGGACCCTGCTGCGTTCACTGATGCAGGGAGATGTTGAGGAAGATGGAGAAATTATAAACAGGTATCCTGAGCTATTTGACTATTTGATGCAGGAAAAAACTCTGGTAGATGAGAAACGTGCTGCCCTGGATCGTGAGCAGGATACGAGTTGGTTTCTTACTGATACCAAGGGGACCCAGATTTGGCGCGACCCTCCTGGACCGACTATCGGGCAGGACTTTTCCTATCGAGACTATTTCCACGGACACGGTACCGAGTATGACAAAGATGAGATTCCCGAGGGGATTGAACCTATCAAAGAGCCTTATATATGTCAGGTCTTTAAGAGCGATGCCACACATCAATGGATGGTCGCGGTTGCCGTCCCTGTCTGGGATCTGCAGCACGAAAAAGTGTTGGGAGTCTTATCGCGAACCACTCATCTGGATCAGTTACTGTCAGGTTTTGACGAGAGCATCAGTGGAGATACGGAGAATCTTGGAAATCGAAAGATTGCCTTAATCGATACCCGCGATGGTAAGATGCTGGCACACCCTCGCATGACTTCAGACACGTTGCGGCGTCTGAAGCGGGACGAGGTTGATCAACTCGTATTGACAGCGAAAGATTTTGAACGAATACAATCCATTAAATTAGATCAACAGAAGGGGCAACCCGGACGTAAGGCAGTTATGGTGGATGATTACCAGGATCCAGTTGAGGCAGTATTATCGGAGAATAACAAGGACAACATCTGGCTGGCGGCATTTTCTCCAATTGGGACGACTGGTTGGACGGCAGTGGTCCAGGAACGTCGCAGCATGGCATTGAAACCGGTCGCTGAAATGCGGAACTGGTTAATTCAGTACGGATTGATCGTACTGGTGACGAGTTGTCTGTTGATCTTTACGGTCTGGTATTTTGTGATGCGGGTCCTGACAGAACGCCGCGTCTGGGACTGGTCCCGGCATCACTCCGAAAAGCGTTCTGAGCAGGGATCAACCACATCCAGTTGA
- a CDS encoding adenylate/guanylate cyclase domain-containing protein — protein MELVIYGTQSQHSNRFTLEPGQELVLGRSPEADISITWDDRISRKHALLKVQPKQLSVSRFSNAENQIFLAGIAFDDFLLEPGSTFVIGSTTFQLLDSASSFSSPRESPLEEVTFKPNELVKVRYRDADQRIDVLAHLPELILDARNDADLFHRLVTMLLSGVKHADAVAVVRLNDEDRVEVPFWERRRQTQGGFHPSGRLVLEAVKKSKRSVLHVWAAREEKENQEDYTAVAEFDWAFCTPIEEGMNGKWGLYVAGELNQPYQVSAPQGTGGIDLQADVKFTELVASIVKSVRRLNQLERQQAGLRQFFAPPILAAIGDNLNTEILEPRECDVTVLFCDLRGFSQHAESSSEDLIGLLGRVSQALGIMTSHILDFGGVTGDFQGDAALGFWGWPFSSELAPLDACRAALAIRNAFEQIKLQPDHPLSDFRMGIGIAHGRAVAGKIGTSDQVKVTVFGPVVNLASRLEGLTKHLRVPVLMDEATAQIVRTKLDREEGRVRKLARILPYGMEKPVVVSELLPPESNTETLTDQEVGCYETAVEHFIQGQWEEAFRLLHEIPPSDRAQDFLALQITRTNRIAPLDWDGTIRFDSK, from the coding sequence TTGGAGTTAGTCATATATGGAACCCAGTCTCAGCATTCCAACCGGTTCACATTGGAGCCAGGCCAGGAACTGGTCTTAGGTCGTTCCCCGGAAGCAGATATTTCGATAACCTGGGATGATCGAATCTCACGAAAACACGCGCTGCTCAAAGTACAGCCGAAACAGTTATCCGTGTCACGGTTCTCGAATGCAGAGAATCAGATTTTTCTGGCGGGGATTGCCTTCGATGATTTTCTGCTGGAACCGGGGAGTACATTCGTCATTGGTTCGACCACATTTCAACTGCTGGATTCGGCTTCCAGTTTTTCCTCTCCACGAGAGTCTCCTCTGGAAGAGGTCACATTCAAGCCGAACGAACTGGTGAAGGTCAGATATCGTGATGCGGATCAGAGGATTGATGTGTTGGCGCATTTACCGGAACTAATTCTGGATGCCCGCAACGACGCTGATCTGTTTCATCGACTGGTGACAATGTTGCTTTCCGGCGTGAAGCATGCCGATGCGGTTGCTGTCGTGCGTTTGAATGATGAGGATCGGGTTGAGGTTCCTTTCTGGGAAAGACGACGTCAGACCCAGGGAGGCTTTCATCCCAGTGGCCGACTGGTTCTGGAGGCAGTCAAAAAAAGTAAACGCTCGGTTCTACATGTGTGGGCTGCCAGGGAGGAGAAAGAGAATCAGGAAGATTACACCGCTGTAGCAGAATTTGACTGGGCATTCTGCACGCCGATCGAAGAGGGGATGAACGGGAAATGGGGCCTCTATGTGGCGGGCGAGTTAAACCAGCCTTACCAGGTTTCAGCACCACAGGGGACAGGAGGAATTGATCTCCAGGCAGATGTGAAATTTACCGAGCTGGTGGCATCGATCGTCAAATCGGTAAGGAGGCTCAATCAACTGGAACGTCAACAGGCCGGTCTCAGGCAGTTTTTTGCGCCTCCCATCCTCGCGGCGATTGGAGATAACCTGAATACAGAGATTCTCGAACCTCGTGAATGTGATGTGACAGTATTGTTTTGTGACCTGCGGGGATTCAGCCAGCATGCGGAAAGTTCCTCTGAGGATTTGATTGGTCTTCTGGGACGAGTCAGTCAGGCATTAGGCATCATGACATCCCACATTCTTGATTTTGGTGGCGTGACGGGCGATTTTCAGGGAGACGCTGCGTTGGGATTCTGGGGCTGGCCGTTCTCTTCCGAGCTGGCTCCCCTCGATGCGTGTCGCGCTGCACTGGCGATACGCAATGCATTTGAGCAGATCAAATTGCAACCCGACCATCCCCTTTCGGATTTTCGTATGGGAATCGGGATTGCGCATGGGAGAGCCGTTGCTGGAAAAATCGGCACCAGCGATCAGGTAAAGGTGACCGTGTTCGGGCCTGTCGTGAACCTCGCCAGTCGATTGGAGGGGCTGACAAAGCATCTGCGTGTGCCGGTTTTAATGGATGAAGCAACCGCACAAATTGTACGGACGAAACTGGATCGGGAGGAAGGCCGTGTCCGAAAGCTGGCTCGGATACTGCCGTATGGAATGGAAAAACCGGTGGTGGTCAGCGAGTTATTACCTCCAGAGTCGAATACTGAAACTTTGACAGATCAAGAAGTTGGGTGTTACGAAACGGCGGTAGAACATTTTATTCAAGGCCAATGGGAAGAAGCGTTCCGTCTCCTGCATGAGATCCCTCCTTCGGATCGTGCACAGGATTTTCTCGCCTTACAGATCACTCGTACCAATCGGATTGCCCCGCTGGACTGGGATGGAACAATCCGGTTTGACAGTAAGTAG
- a CDS encoding response regulator: MLHSPEKTNARVLVIDDDPLFRNLMVSFLRREYFVSVASDGSEGFHKALEYPPDIAIVDVQMAVWDGLQTLKAFRSHPTLTQTKIIMLTSDASKETVIAAIQGGANDYIIKTSFSKSEFLEKVRRFAQPEATRVANTPNSGKRAQPASTVTNQSAAQNISVETVKPKPVFTVSESVEDQLTGLTLDLSEEAQLEEIMDDWD; encoded by the coding sequence ATGCTACATTCACCAGAAAAAACAAATGCCCGAGTACTTGTGATTGACGATGATCCTTTATTTCGCAATCTGATGGTCTCTTTTTTACGTCGTGAATACTTTGTTTCAGTTGCCAGTGATGGATCGGAAGGTTTTCATAAAGCTCTGGAATATCCACCAGATATTGCGATTGTGGATGTGCAGATGGCTGTCTGGGATGGTTTGCAGACCCTGAAGGCATTTCGGTCGCACCCGACTCTGACTCAGACCAAAATCATTATGTTGACATCTGATGCCAGCAAGGAAACCGTGATTGCTGCGATCCAGGGGGGGGCGAATGATTACATTATTAAAACCAGCTTTTCCAAAAGTGAATTTCTGGAAAAAGTAAGACGCTTTGCTCAGCCTGAAGCGACACGTGTTGCCAATACACCCAATTCCGGAAAGCGTGCGCAACCAGCGTCAACAGTAACTAACCAGTCTGCAGCTCAGAATATCTCAGTGGAAACAGTGAAACCCAAGCCTGTTTTTACAGTCTCGGAATCAGTGGAAGATCAATTGACGGGTCTGACACTTGATCTGAGCGAAGAGGCTCAACTGGAAGAAATTATGGATGACTGGGATTAA